TCGGGCAGGTCGGCGGCGCTTGTGTCATGGAGGAAGTCGTGGAAACCCGGCATGATCCCGGTCTCAGTCGCGCACGAAGTCGGGAACGCCGAGCGTTTCAAGCAGGCGTGACGTCTCGTTATGGACCAGCGCGATATTGCTGTCGCGCACGGTCGGCAACAGGTGACGGGCGCGGCGAATTTCATCGTAATCCAGCACGGTGGAGATCAGTTCCTCGTCACGGCCGGCCACCGCCAATGTGCGCCCGAAGGGATCGATGATGCATGAGCCGCCCCAGAAGGTCAGGTCGCGCTCGGTCCCGGTTCGGTTCACCATGATGACCGGCGCACCGTAGATCATCGCGTAGAAGCGGCAGGTCAACATCCATCCACCGGGATTGTCGAATTCCACGCCCACGGCCTCGATGCCGGAACTGACCGGGCAGGCCAGCAGTGTCGCGCCGTGCTGGAAGGCGAGGTGGGTCAGCGCCGGATTCCAGACATCGGCACAGATCAGCAACCCCGAACGCCAGTTTTCGTCCAGCGCCCAGGTCTCGACGAAGCGGCCCGAGGCGTAATGCTTGCCTTCCTCGAGCTTGCCGTAATTGGGCACGTTCACCTTGCGATGCAGATGCACGAGCCTGCCATTCTGAAGGATCGCCGCCGAATTGTAGAATTGCGCGGCCGGGCCTTCCTCGATGAAGCCGACGGTGACCGCCATCGGCCCGGCTGCCTCGGCCAGTTGCTTCAGCCGGGGGTCCTTGCGCGACATCGCGGCTGTCAGCAGCTTTTCCGGCCCGTAATGGCCGGTCAGGGAAAGCTCGGGCATGACCAGCATGTCCAGCCCGGCCTCGCGCCCCTTGGCGATCCAGTGCAGGTGACGGTCGAGATTGGCATCGACATCGCCGATCTCGCTGGCGAACTGGGCCGCGCCCACATTCAGCTTCTTACGGTTGGTCATGGGCGCGCCTTGTCAGCAAAAAACTGGTGGTGGGCGGGACAGTCCCGCCCGGTCGGTCAGATCAGGCCGTTATCTTCGAGGAATTGCGTCGCCGCATTCTCGATCGAGATCTTCTCGACATCGACGCTGGCATTCAGATTGGCCATCACCTCGTCATTCAGCTTGGCAGAGACCTCGTTCAGCACCTCGCCGATATCGGGATTGGCTTCCAGCACCTCGTGGCGGATCACCGGCGCAAGGGCGTAGCTGGGGAAATAGCCCTTGTCGTCGGCGAGTACGGTGAAATTGAAGGCGGGGATTCGGCCATCGGTCGCGAAGACCAGCCCGACATCGACCTGCCCGTCCTTGAGCGCCTGATAGACCAGCCCGGTATCCATCCGCTTGATATTCGCGCGGCCGAATTCGAATCCATAGGTTTCCTGCAGGGGCTTCAGGCCGTCGGCGCGGGCATAGAATTCGGCATTCGAGGCAAGGGTCAGGTCGCTGTCGTCATTCACGGCCTGGGCCAGATCCGAGATCGTGGCGATGCCGGTTTCCTCGGAATCCTCGGCGCGCATGGCGAGGGCATAGGTGTTGTTGGCCTCTGACGGGTTCAGCCAGACGATGCCCTTCTCGGCGTCCAGTTCCTTGACACGCTCGTAGGTCGCTTCGGGGTCCAGCTTTTCCTCGATCTTGTTATAGGTGATGAGCGAGGTGCCGGTATATTCCCAGTAGACATCGATCTGTCCGTTCTCCATCGCCTGCCGCACGGCAGCGGAGCCCATTCCGGCGCGGTTGTCGACATTGTGGCCATTCGCCTCGAGCACCAGCTGGGTGATGGCCGAGAGGAGCTGCTGTTCGGTGAAGTTCTTGCCGCCGACGACGATATCGGCAGCTTGCGCGCCCATGGCGAAGCCCGCGAGGGCAAGGCCGGTGAGGGCGGATTTGACGGTGATGTTCATTTGAAACTCTCCCTTTTGTTGGCTGGATAGGGTTTCCTATCGCAGCGGATTCACGCCTTTGGGGATCAGGTGCAGCTGCGCCTGTCCCATCAGGAAATCGACGGCAACGGCAAGCGCGGCGGTCGGGATCGCCCCGGCCAGCAGCATGCCGGTATCCATCAGGTCGATGCCGGTGAAGATCAGTTCGCCCAGCCCGCCACCGCCGATCAGGAAGGCCAGCGGCGTCGTGCCGACATTGATCGCCAGAGCGGTGCGGATGCCGGAAAAGATCACGTAGAGCGCGTTGGGCAGCTCGACCCGCCAGAGGATCTGGCGCCGGGTCATGCCCATGCCCGTCGCGGCCTCTTTCAGATGCGCGGGAACCGTCAGCAGACCGGCATAGGTATTGCGCACGATGGGCAGAAGCGAGGCGACGAACAGACCGAAAAACGCAGGCGGGAAACCGATGCCGAGCAATGTCATCGACAGCGCGACGACGGCCAGTGTCGGGATCGTGGTGCCGATATTGAAGATTTGCATCACCGTCTCGGCATATTTCTCCATTGACGGGCGCGACAGCCAGATCCCGACAGGCACCCCGATCAGGATCGCCGCGACGCCTGATGAGGCAACGAGCACCAGATGCTGTTTCGTCAGGTAGACGATATCTTCCCAATAGGTGACAATCGAGTCCACCAGGCCCGAGGCCGAGACCCATATCCCAAGCGCGAATACCAGAAGCAGGGTGGCCGCGCGCCCAAGCCCAAGCGATTGCGTCATGACGCCTCCAGCTCTTCGGGGGCCTTCCGGTCGCGGGCATAGGTGGCGCGCAGCGCCGCGGTCACGTCAGGCTGCGAGATCACGCCCGCGAAGCGGCCCTGATCGTCGGTGCAGGCCAGCCACATGGTATCCTGCGCGAACATCTCGGACACGACAGCGCGCAGATCGGCGCGGACCGGGACGGTCGCGGGCAGCGGATGGGCCAGGTCGCGTACCGTTCCCGAAGCGCCGGTCATCTCGTCCGCGGTCACGAAGCCGACCGGGCGATGATCGCTGTCGATGACGACCGCGATCCGGGCCTTTGCGGCGGACAGGGCCTGCCGCGCATCGTCGATCTTGGTCGAGCGCGAGGTGATCGGCGCATCGCTTTTGGCCACCTGTTCGGCGGTCAGCAGGCGCAGCCGTTTCAGGGTGCGGTCGGCGCCGACGAAATCGGCGACGAATTCATTCGACGGATGCGCCAGGATCCGGTCGGGAGAGGCATATTGCTCGATCCTGCCCGCCCGGAAGATGGCAACCTTGTCGCCCATCTTCACCGCCTCGTCGATATCGTGGCTGACGAACATGATGGTCTTCTTCATCTCGGACTGCATCTTCAGGAACTCGTCCTGGATGATCTCGCGGTTGATCGGATCGATGGCCCCGAAAGGCTCGTCCATCAGCATCACCGGCGGATCGGCGGCCAATGCCCGGATCACGCCGACGCGCTGTTGCTGTCCGCCCGACAACTCTTTCGGAAAGCGCTTCAGGTATTGGCGAGCATCGAGCCCGACCAGGTCCAGCAATTCGGCGGCACGGTCCTTGGCCCGCTTGGCGTCCCAGTTCAGCAGTTTTGGTACGACGCAGATATTTTCCTCGATGGTCATGTTGGGGAACAGGCCGATCTGCTGAATCACATAGCCGATATTGCGGCGCAGTTCGATATCGTCGAGCCCGGAGGTATCCTTACCGTCGAGATAGATCTTGCCGCTGGTGGGCGGGATCAGGCGGTTGATCATCTTGAGCGCGGTGGTCTTGCCGCAGCCGGAGGGGCCCAAAAGGATGCAGATCTCTCCCTCGGGCACCTCCATGTTCACCCGGTCGGCGGCAACGACATCGCCATTCGGCGTCCTGAAAATCTTGGTCAGGTCTTCTAGACGAATCATGTCAGATGTCCTTCCTCTGAATTATTGTCGTTGCCGTCCATATCCCGTCAGTCGGCGACCACGACACCGTAGCGGTCGCGCAGGTGATCGCGGTAGAGCGCCTTGACCAGCGAGGCGCACATGGCCAGCATCACGAAGGTGAATGGCAGCGCCCCGATGATCATGGCGTTGGACAACGCGTCCAGCCCGCCGTCGCCGGCCAACACGAGCGCCGCGATCAGCAGGGTCAGGATGATGCCCCAGATGATCCGGTGCTTGATCCCGGTATCGACCGCACCGCCAGCCATGATCGTGTTCATCACCAGAATACCCGAGTCCGCCGAGGTCACAAGGAATGTGACGATCAGGACCCCGCACATGGCCGCAAGGGCCATGTAGAGACCATCGCTCAGCATGTAGGAAAGGGTCACGAACAACTTGTTGGTGTTCGACGCGTCGAGGATGGCGCCATTCGCGATATTCGACATTTCCAGGTCGATTGCCGTCGCACCGAGGATCGTCATCCAGGCGAAGCAGACCAGCGAAGGGGCGATCACCGCGCCGAGGATGAATTCGCGGATGGTGCGGCCCTTCGAGATCCGCGCGAGGAACAGACCGACAAAGGGCGAGAAGGCGATCCACCAGGCCCAGTAGAAAGTCGTCCAGCCGGATTGCCATTTTCCGACCTCGGTATCGGTCGGATAGGCCTCGGTCGACAGGCCGACGAAGTGTCGGACATAATCCACAAGCGCGGTGCCATAGGTGGTCATCGCGAAGAGGAACGAACCGAAGACGATGAAGGTCAGCAGCAGGACGCAGGACAGAACAAGGTTGAGGTTCGACAGGTATTTGACGCCTTTTCCGACGCCGGACACCGCCGAGAGGATCGACATGACCATCACCAGCACAAGTGCGACGATCACGCCGATGCTGCTGGGCGTTGGTGCGCCTCCGTTCTCGTCGGGGGTCAGCAGCCATTCCATTCCGGTGATCGCATAGACGCCCTCGACCATCTGGCTGACGCCGTAACCGATCGTCACCGCGACCCCCATCAGCGTTGCGATAACGCCCATGATATCGACGAGATGCCCGAGAGGTCCGTTCACCGCGCGCCCCAGAAGCGGCGTCAGCGCCGAGCGGATGGTCAGGGGCATGTCACGGGTATAGGCGTAATAGGCCAGTGCCAGTCCTGTCGTGACATAGATCGCCCAGGCATGGATGCCGTAATGCATGAAGGTATAACGATAGGCGCTGGTCAGGGCGGCGGCCGTATGCGGCTCTACATTGCCGCGCACGATCTCGGGGTTGGAACCCCAGAGGCCGAGCGGCTCGGCCGTGGCAAACACCATCAGCCCGACACCAAGCCCGGCACCGAACATCATGGCGAACCACGAGAATGTCGAGAATTCCGGCGGCTCACCCGCGGGACCGAGCCTGCGCCGGCCCGATGACGGGATCAGGGCGACGATGAGGCAGAAAAAGGCGAAAAAGCCGACGGACAGGATATAGAAGCTGTTGAACACGTCGAGAAGGCGGGCATTCAGGTTGGACAAGAATCCGCCCGCGCTGCCGGGAAACAGCAGCGCCCAGACAACAAGCAACGAGATGCCGATCTTGGAGATCAGCGCGATAGGTAGGGAATAGCCCTTGTAAAAACCCGCGTCTTCGGTCGGAATATCGATATCTGTGAATGGTGGTGCAACTTCGGTCATTGAAATCTCCCTGTTACTCGTTGCTATTGATTGACGGCTTTCCGCCTTGATTGTGTTTTGCCGTTTCTTTGTGGACCCCTGTTGTCATTGGGCAGGGGATTGAAAACGGACCTTGTATCCGTCAGCGTTTCAGCCCTG
This region of Paracoccus saliphilus genomic DNA includes:
- a CDS encoding glycine betaine ABC transporter substrate-binding protein; amino-acid sequence: MNITVKSALTGLALAGFAMGAQAADIVVGGKNFTEQQLLSAITQLVLEANGHNVDNRAGMGSAAVRQAMENGQIDVYWEYTGTSLITYNKIEEKLDPEATYERVKELDAEKGIVWLNPSEANNTYALAMRAEDSEETGIATISDLAQAVNDDSDLTLASNAEFYARADGLKPLQETYGFEFGRANIKRMDTGLVYQALKDGQVDVGLVFATDGRIPAFNFTVLADDKGYFPSYALAPVIRHEVLEANPDIGEVLNEVSAKLNDEVMANLNASVDVEKISIENAATQFLEDNGLI
- a CDS encoding BCCT family transporter; amino-acid sequence: MTEVAPPFTDIDIPTEDAGFYKGYSLPIALISKIGISLLVVWALLFPGSAGGFLSNLNARLLDVFNSFYILSVGFFAFFCLIVALIPSSGRRRLGPAGEPPEFSTFSWFAMMFGAGLGVGLMVFATAEPLGLWGSNPEIVRGNVEPHTAAALTSAYRYTFMHYGIHAWAIYVTTGLALAYYAYTRDMPLTIRSALTPLLGRAVNGPLGHLVDIMGVIATLMGVAVTIGYGVSQMVEGVYAITGMEWLLTPDENGGAPTPSSIGVIVALVLVMVMSILSAVSGVGKGVKYLSNLNLVLSCVLLLTFIVFGSFLFAMTTYGTALVDYVRHFVGLSTEAYPTDTEVGKWQSGWTTFYWAWWIAFSPFVGLFLARISKGRTIREFILGAVIAPSLVCFAWMTILGATAIDLEMSNIANGAILDASNTNKLFVTLSYMLSDGLYMALAAMCGVLIVTFLVTSADSGILVMNTIMAGGAVDTGIKHRIIWGIILTLLIAALVLAGDGGLDALSNAMIIGALPFTFVMLAMCASLVKALYRDHLRDRYGVVVAD
- a CDS encoding ABC transporter permease, which produces MTQSLGLGRAATLLLVFALGIWVSASGLVDSIVTYWEDIVYLTKQHLVLVASSGVAAILIGVPVGIWLSRPSMEKYAETVMQIFNIGTTIPTLAVVALSMTLLGIGFPPAFFGLFVASLLPIVRNTYAGLLTVPAHLKEAATGMGMTRRQILWRVELPNALYVIFSGIRTALAINVGTTPLAFLIGGGGLGELIFTGIDLMDTGMLLAGAIPTAALAVAVDFLMGQAQLHLIPKGVNPLR
- a CDS encoding nitrilase-related carbon-nitrogen hydrolase, with translation MTNRKKLNVGAAQFASEIGDVDANLDRHLHWIAKGREAGLDMLVMPELSLTGHYGPEKLLTAAMSRKDPRLKQLAEAAGPMAVTVGFIEEGPAAQFYNSAAILQNGRLVHLHRKVNVPNYGKLEEGKHYASGRFVETWALDENWRSGLLICADVWNPALTHLAFQHGATLLACPVSSGIEAVGVEFDNPGGWMLTCRFYAMIYGAPVIMVNRTGTERDLTFWGGSCIIDPFGRTLAVAGRDEELISTVLDYDEIRRARHLLPTVRDSNIALVHNETSRLLETLGVPDFVRD
- a CDS encoding ABC transporter ATP-binding protein; translation: MIRLEDLTKIFRTPNGDVVAADRVNMEVPEGEICILLGPSGCGKTTALKMINRLIPPTSGKIYLDGKDTSGLDDIELRRNIGYVIQQIGLFPNMTIEENICVVPKLLNWDAKRAKDRAAELLDLVGLDARQYLKRFPKELSGGQQQRVGVIRALAADPPVMLMDEPFGAIDPINREIIQDEFLKMQSEMKKTIMFVSHDIDEAVKMGDKVAIFRAGRIEQYASPDRILAHPSNEFVADFVGADRTLKRLRLLTAEQVAKSDAPITSRSTKIDDARQALSAAKARIAVVIDSDHRPVGFVTADEMTGASGTVRDLAHPLPATVPVRADLRAVVSEMFAQDTMWLACTDDQGRFAGVISQPDVTAALRATYARDRKAPEELEAS